The Budorcas taxicolor isolate Tak-1 chromosome 5, Takin1.1, whole genome shotgun sequence genome includes a window with the following:
- the SMAGP gene encoding small cell adhesion glycoprotein: protein MTGFPTTPPPAEELMATTILQATEALSPEAEASTALIAVVITVVFLTLLSVVILIFFYLYKNKGSYVTYEPADGEPGAVVLMENDSAKGREKEEYFI, encoded by the exons ATGACTGGCTTCCCAACCACGCCTCCTCCAGCAG AAGAACTGATGGCTACCACAATTCTACAGGCCACTGAGGCCCTGTCTCCGGAAGCTGAAGCCAGCACAGCTCTCATTGCAG TTGTTATCACCGTGGTCTTCCTCACCCTGCTCTCAGTCGTGATCTTGATCTTCTTTTACCTGTACAAGAACAAAGGCAGCTACGTCACCTACGAACCCGCAGATGGCGAGCCCGGTGCCGTTGTCCTGATGGAGAATGATTCAGCCAAGGGCAGGGAAAAGGAAGAATATTTCATCTAA